A window of Lacibacter sediminis contains these coding sequences:
- a CDS encoding multicopper oxidase domain-containing protein yields the protein MKPIYSLFAAILFVMQTSAQHGMQKATTAKEPFMTRHGNKIVYHLYVTDTIVNYTGKKAKAVAINGTIPAPTLYFTEGDTAEIHVHNKMHMETSIHWHGLILPNEQDGVPYLTTAPIKDHSTHIFRFPIVQHGTYWYHSHTMLQEQSGMYGAIVIHEKEKQAIAEEVVLLSDWTNENPNQVERSLHYATDWYAIKKKATQDYLQALKEKRLGVKITNEWKRMLAMDVSDVYYDALFTNGNVTEEKKQYKAGDKVRLRIINGSSSTYFWVQFAGGKMSVVANDGAEVEPVEVDRFIVGVSETYDVIVTIPEDGSYELLSTSEDRTRSTSLWLGSGSKHAAGAMPRLKYFEGMKMMNDMMNMDGSMNDMDMNMSLQQMDMNTVMYPEIVDSNKSIVTLNYAMLKAPKKTTLPDVPFRELKFELTGNMTRYVWTMDNKTISESDKILIKHGENIRIILTNNSMMRHPMHLHGHFFRTLNGQGDYSPLKTVLDIMPMETDTIEFHASEKYGDWYFHCHILYHMMSGMGRIFTYENTPPNPQLPDPKKALRKVYHDDRRMYFSAQVGLESTGSDGEIMYSNTRWMIQNEWRLGLTSEKGFENELHIGRLIGRNQWLMPYVGFDWRYRKHGEVEKNLFGQLNTKDKRGVVCFGFQYTLPMMVRADARIDTEGKLRVQLGREDIPVSSRLRFNFMANSDKEYMAGLRYILTKYISLSTHYDSDMGLGAGLTITY from the coding sequence ATGAAACCGATCTACAGTCTTTTTGCCGCTATCTTATTCGTTATGCAAACAAGTGCACAACATGGCATGCAAAAAGCAACAACTGCAAAAGAGCCGTTTATGACAAGACACGGCAACAAGATTGTTTATCACTTGTATGTAACCGATACAATTGTTAACTACACAGGCAAGAAAGCGAAAGCTGTTGCCATTAACGGAACCATCCCGGCACCAACGCTTTATTTTACAGAAGGTGATACGGCTGAAATTCATGTGCACAACAAGATGCATATGGAAACATCTATTCACTGGCATGGTTTGATCTTGCCGAACGAACAGGATGGTGTACCGTACTTAACAACAGCACCAATTAAAGACCACAGCACACATATTTTTCGTTTTCCCATTGTACAACATGGCACCTATTGGTATCATTCACATACTATGCTGCAGGAACAAAGCGGCATGTATGGTGCAATTGTTATTCATGAAAAAGAAAAACAAGCTATAGCTGAAGAAGTGGTGCTGCTCAGCGATTGGACAAATGAAAATCCCAACCAGGTAGAACGTTCGTTGCACTATGCTACCGATTGGTATGCCATTAAAAAGAAAGCAACACAGGATTACCTGCAGGCGTTGAAGGAAAAAAGACTCGGCGTAAAGATCACGAACGAATGGAAACGCATGCTGGCTATGGATGTGAGCGATGTATATTACGATGCACTCTTCACAAATGGAAATGTAACGGAAGAGAAAAAACAGTATAAAGCTGGTGATAAAGTTCGGTTGCGTATCATCAACGGGAGTTCATCAACTTATTTCTGGGTACAGTTTGCAGGCGGAAAAATGAGTGTTGTTGCAAATGACGGCGCAGAAGTTGAGCCGGTGGAAGTAGATCGCTTTATTGTGGGTGTTTCCGAAACGTATGATGTAATCGTTACAATACCCGAAGACGGCAGTTATGAATTATTGTCAACATCAGAAGACCGCACCAGGAGCACATCACTCTGGCTAGGCAGCGGATCAAAGCATGCAGCAGGTGCCATGCCCCGTTTAAAATATTTTGAAGGCATGAAGATGATGAATGACATGATGAATATGGATGGAAGTATGAATGACATGGATATGAACATGAGTTTGCAACAGATGGATATGAATACGGTGATGTATCCTGAAATTGTTGACAGCAACAAATCAATCGTTACACTTAATTATGCCATGTTGAAGGCACCGAAGAAAACAACCTTACCAGATGTGCCCTTCCGTGAATTGAAGTTTGAACTTACCGGCAATATGACAAGGTATGTGTGGACGATGGATAATAAAACAATTTCTGAGTCAGATAAAATACTCATCAAGCATGGTGAGAACATCCGGATTATTTTAACCAACAATTCAATGATGCGCCACCCCATGCATTTACATGGGCATTTTTTCCGCACACTAAACGGTCAAGGTGACTATTCCCCATTGAAAACTGTACTTGATATTATGCCAATGGAAACCGACACCATCGAATTTCATGCTTCAGAAAAATATGGCGACTGGTATTTTCATTGTCATATTCTATATCACATGATGAGTGGAATGGGTCGCATCTTTACTTATGAAAACACACCTCCTAATCCGCAATTACCTGATCCGAAGAAAGCGTTGCGGAAAGTTTATCATGATGATCGTAGAATGTATTTCTCGGCACAGGTTGGCTTAGAAAGTACCGGCAGCGACGGCGAGATCATGTACTCCAACACACGCTGGATGATACAAAACGAATGGCGACTCGGGTTAACTTCCGAAAAAGGATTTGAAAATGAATTACACATCGGTCGTTTGATTGGTCGAAACCAATGGCTGATGCCTTATGTTGGTTTCGACTGGCGCTATCGTAAACACGGCGAAGTCGAGAAAAATCTTTTCGGGCAATTGAATACAAAAGATAAGCGTGGAGTTGTTTGCTTCGGTTTCCAATACACGTTGCCCATGATGGTAAGAGCAGATGCGAGGATAGACACTGAAGGAAAACTGCGTGTACAATTAGGCAGAGAAGACATCCCGGTTAGCAGCAGGCTGCGTTTCAATTTTATGGCGAACAGCGATAAGGAGTATATGGCGGGGCTACGGTATATCTTAACGAAATATATTTCTCTTTCTACACATTATGATAGTGATATGGGGTTAGGTGCTGGATTGACGATAACTTATTAG
- a CDS encoding DUF3347 domain-containing protein produces the protein MKSLFFVLAVLFTTATSAQSKSLNAVLNAYYKIKNELVAGNSTTVSSAAAEFKTAVAAVDNSSATAAELKVFEPFRQKLLTDAAAINATNDLSKQRELFSSLSNNMISVAKATSMSDKEIYVDYCPMKKSYWLSADKAIKNPYYGNKMLTCGNVKETIKQ, from the coding sequence ATGAAATCTCTATTTTTTGTTCTTGCAGTTTTATTTACAACAGCAACATCGGCACAAAGCAAATCGCTTAATGCTGTATTGAATGCTTACTACAAAATAAAAAACGAGCTTGTTGCCGGCAACAGTACTACAGTTTCTTCTGCAGCCGCTGAATTTAAAACAGCTGTAGCAGCTGTAGATAATTCCTCGGCTACTGCTGCTGAATTAAAAGTGTTTGAACCATTCCGGCAAAAGCTGTTGACCGATGCTGCTGCCATTAACGCAACAAATGATCTTAGCAAACAACGGGAGCTATTTTCTTCTCTGTCGAACAATATGATCAGTGTGGCAAAAGCAACCTCAATGTCAGATAAAGAAATTTATGTTGATTACTGTCCTATGAAAAAATCGTACTGGTTAAGTGCTGATAAAGCTATCAAAAATCCATACTATGGAAACAAAATGCTTACCTGTGGAAACGTAAAAGAAACGATTAAACAATAA
- a CDS encoding heavy-metal-associated domain-containing protein gives MDALTFKTNIKCSGCIAKATPFLDQVAGKDNWEVDITNPDKILRIETDEAITTSDVVKAVTEAGYKAEPVQQ, from the coding sequence ATGGACGCATTAACATTCAAAACAAACATTAAGTGCTCAGGTTGCATTGCAAAAGCAACTCCTTTTCTTGATCAGGTAGCAGGCAAGGATAATTGGGAGGTAGACATTACGAATCCTGACAAGATCCTTCGTATTGAAACAGATGAAGCTATAACTACCAGCGACGTCGTTAAAGCAGTAACAGAAGCAGGCTATAAAGCTGAGCCTGTGCAACAGTAA
- a CDS encoding helix-turn-helix domain-containing protein has product MSAILHIKNMVCDRCVMVVRQQFDELQLSYKNIQLGQVELNEEPDAMQLEKLRTMLQQQGFELLDDKKAKIVDRIKTVIVSLIHGKDADEFNLKLSAMLEEKIGMDYHYLSSLFSSVEGITIEKYAILQRIEKVKELLMYDEKNLSEIAFEMGYSSTQHLSQQFKKVTGLTPSHFKQLKENKRKPLDKITD; this is encoded by the coding sequence ATGTCAGCAATTCTGCATATAAAAAACATGGTGTGCGACCGTTGTGTTATGGTGGTAAGGCAGCAATTTGATGAGTTGCAGCTTTCCTACAAAAATATTCAATTGGGCCAGGTGGAGCTGAATGAAGAGCCTGATGCAATGCAACTGGAAAAACTGCGGACAATGCTGCAGCAGCAAGGTTTTGAGTTACTGGACGATAAGAAAGCGAAAATCGTAGATCGCATTAAGACGGTTATTGTATCGCTCATACATGGCAAGGATGCCGATGAATTTAACCTGAAACTATCGGCCATGCTGGAAGAAAAGATCGGCATGGATTACCATTACCTCAGCAGCCTGTTTTCATCGGTAGAAGGTATTACCATTGAGAAGTATGCCATTCTCCAACGCATTGAAAAAGTAAAAGAACTGCTGATGTACGACGAAAAGAATCTCAGCGAAATTGCCTTTGAAATGGGTTACAGCAGCACACAACATCTTTCGCAACAGTTTAAAAAAGTAACAGGCTTAACGCCGTCACATTTCAAACAACTGAAAGAAAACAAACGCAAACCTCTCGATAAGATCACGGACTAA
- a CDS encoding AraC family transcriptional regulator: MQQTVFIKGMVCNRCITTVTQELQQLGIELDEVNLGEVKIAVHAPFTDYDGLNKKLAPLGFSVLENKRSKLVKEVKQIAAEVYSGEFDFPHHFRFSDLLAQRLEKEYDFISQQFSAEEGTTIEKFVIDYRIEKIKEMLVYTSLTLADISFQLGFSSVAHLSRQFKQQTGLNPSHFKTMRHSRG, translated from the coding sequence ATGCAACAAACAGTTTTTATCAAAGGGATGGTTTGCAACCGCTGCATTACCACCGTTACTCAGGAACTGCAACAACTGGGTATTGAACTGGATGAAGTAAACCTGGGCGAAGTAAAAATTGCGGTACATGCCCCCTTTACTGATTATGATGGGCTGAATAAAAAGCTGGCTCCGCTTGGGTTTAGTGTTTTGGAAAACAAGCGCAGCAAACTCGTAAAAGAGGTGAAGCAAATTGCAGCAGAAGTCTACTCGGGCGAGTTTGATTTTCCGCATCATTTTCGTTTTTCTGATCTGCTGGCGCAGAGATTGGAGAAAGAATATGACTTCATCAGTCAGCAATTCTCAGCTGAGGAAGGAACGACCATTGAGAAATTCGTCATTGATTACCGTATTGAAAAAATAAAGGAAATGCTGGTGTACACTTCGCTCACACTGGCTGATATTTCTTTTCAGCTGGGGTTCAGCAGCGTAGCACATTTGTCCCGTCAGTTTAAACAGCAAACAGGATTAAATCCATCTCATTTTAAAACAATGAGGCACAGCCGTGGCTAA
- a CDS encoding heavy metal translocating P-type ATPase has protein sequence MKQETLHKKSASTKTKSTTLVKETFPVLEMTCAACAVSVESMLKSVEGVKDAGVNFANQDAWVEYDPAVATPEQFQETIRSIGYDIIIEKENQEEIKEAAQQKHYEAVKQRTIWSSILSLPIVIIGMFFMDMPYGNYIMMALATPVVFYFGRSFFVNAWKQASHGKANMDTLVALSTGIAWLFSAFNTFFPEFWHARGLHAHVYFEAAAVVIAFISLGKMLEEKAKSNTSSAIKKLMGLQPKTVTLMLEDGHTQELPVSQVKKNFVLLVKPGEKIPVDGEVTGGESFVDESMITGEPIPVEKNTGDKVFAGTINQKGSFRFRAEKVGAETLLSQIIKMVQEAQGSKAPVQKLVDKIAGIFVPIVIGISILTFIAWMLFGGENAFTHALLTAVTVLVIACPCALGLATPTAIMVGVGKGAEHNILIKDAESLELAHKVDAIILDKTGTITEGKPEVSDVLFDQSASIGKLKSILLAIEMQSEHPLAEAVVRFLQKEKTAPVSLEQIDSITGKGVAARYDGKQYFVGNARLLQEKAIKIAEQFVKRTNELQEQAKTVVAFAENDKVVAVIAIADKIKASSKTAIETLQKKGIEVYMLTGDNKQTAAAIAKEVGLKEYKAEVMPADKAAFVQLLQQQGKVVAMVGDGINDSHALAQADVSIAMGKGSDIAMDVAKMTLITSDLNSIPKALNLSRKTVNTIKQNLFWAFIYNLIGIPIAAGVLYPVNGFLLDPMIAGAAMALSSVSVVSNSLRLKYSSLS, from the coding sequence ATGAAACAGGAAACGCTCCATAAGAAATCAGCTTCTACAAAAACAAAAAGCACAACACTCGTGAAAGAAACATTCCCCGTGCTTGAAATGACTTGCGCAGCATGTGCGGTTAGTGTTGAGTCAATGCTGAAGTCAGTTGAAGGCGTTAAAGATGCAGGTGTAAATTTTGCCAACCAGGATGCATGGGTTGAATATGATCCTGCCGTTGCAACGCCTGAACAATTCCAGGAAACCATCCGTTCAATTGGTTACGACATCATTATTGAGAAAGAAAATCAAGAAGAGATAAAAGAAGCTGCACAGCAAAAACATTATGAAGCAGTAAAGCAGCGTACGATCTGGTCTTCCATTTTATCACTGCCTATTGTTATTATCGGCATGTTCTTTATGGATATGCCGTATGGCAATTATATTATGATGGCGCTTGCCACACCGGTTGTATTTTACTTTGGTCGTAGCTTTTTTGTGAATGCCTGGAAACAGGCAAGTCATGGAAAAGCGAACATGGATACATTGGTTGCATTGAGTACCGGGATTGCCTGGCTCTTTAGTGCGTTTAATACCTTCTTCCCCGAGTTCTGGCATGCACGTGGTTTGCATGCACATGTTTATTTTGAAGCAGCAGCAGTAGTGATTGCATTTATATCGTTGGGAAAAATGCTGGAGGAAAAAGCAAAGTCAAATACATCATCTGCCATTAAAAAATTAATGGGCCTTCAGCCAAAAACAGTTACGCTGATGCTGGAAGATGGACATACACAGGAATTACCTGTGAGCCAGGTGAAAAAGAATTTTGTTTTATTGGTAAAGCCGGGTGAAAAAATTCCGGTTGATGGTGAAGTTACAGGCGGCGAATCTTTTGTAGATGAGAGTATGATCACCGGTGAACCTATACCCGTTGAAAAGAATACCGGGGATAAAGTATTTGCAGGTACCATTAACCAGAAGGGAAGCTTCCGCTTTCGTGCAGAAAAAGTTGGGGCTGAAACCTTGCTCTCACAAATTATTAAAATGGTGCAGGAAGCGCAGGGCAGCAAGGCACCCGTACAAAAACTCGTAGATAAAATTGCAGGCATCTTTGTGCCGATCGTCATTGGCATTTCTATTCTCACGTTTATTGCCTGGATGTTGTTTGGTGGCGAAAATGCATTTACACATGCGCTGTTAACAGCTGTAACAGTATTGGTGATTGCTTGTCCTTGTGCACTCGGCTTAGCTACACCCACAGCTATTATGGTTGGTGTTGGTAAAGGTGCTGAGCATAACATTCTTATTAAAGATGCAGAAAGCCTTGAGCTTGCACACAAAGTGGATGCAATCATCCTCGATAAAACAGGTACTATCACAGAAGGTAAACCGGAAGTAAGTGATGTGCTGTTTGATCAAAGCGCCAGCATAGGAAAATTAAAATCGATTTTATTAGCAATCGAAATGCAATCGGAACATCCGCTTGCTGAAGCGGTAGTACGTTTCCTCCAAAAAGAAAAAACAGCTCCCGTTTCGCTTGAACAAATTGATAGTATTACTGGTAAAGGCGTTGCTGCACGTTATGATGGTAAGCAATATTTTGTGGGTAATGCCAGGTTGCTGCAGGAAAAAGCAATTAAAATAGCCGAGCAGTTTGTAAAACGTACCAACGAACTGCAGGAACAGGCAAAAACTGTTGTAGCGTTTGCTGAAAATGACAAAGTAGTGGCTGTGATTGCTATTGCTGACAAGATCAAGGCAAGTTCAAAAACCGCAATTGAAACATTGCAGAAAAAGGGAATTGAAGTGTATATGCTTACCGGGGATAATAAACAAACGGCGGCAGCTATTGCCAAAGAAGTTGGATTAAAAGAATATAAAGCAGAAGTAATGCCTGCAGATAAAGCAGCTTTTGTGCAACTGTTACAGCAACAGGGAAAAGTGGTGGCAATGGTTGGTGATGGTATAAACGACAGTCATGCGTTGGCACAGGCCGATGTAAGTATTGCAATGGGTAAAGGAAGCGATATTGCAATGGATGTAGCAAAGATGACATTGATCACTTCTGATCTTAACAGTATTCCAAAGGCATTAAATCTATCGAGAAAAACAGTGAACACCATCAAACAGAATTTATTCTGGGCATTTATTTATAACCTCATTGGTATTCCTATTGCAGCGGGTGTATTGTATCCCGTCAACGGTTTCTTGCTTGATCCAATGATTGCAGGTGCTGCAATGGCATTGAGTAGTGTAAGTGTTGTGAGTAACAGTCTCCGTTTAAAGTATTCATCGTTGTCGTAA
- a CDS encoding zinc-binding dehydrogenase — translation MKAVLFKSKDIPLAVSEVAKPTPGKNEVLIQLHYAALNHRDIWIWKEKVLDQELIPGSDGSGVVVAVGEEVDTTLIGKEVVINPSMYWGDDSRFAGESYEILGNPSNGTFAEYIKIDESFVHEKPAHLSLKEAAALPLAALTAYRALFTKAKITANDTVLVTGIGGGAALFLLQMAIAAGASVYVTSSSEKKINQAIQLGATGGFNYKDPEWTLKVKNTIGSFDVIVDSAGGDGFALLTEIAGQAARIVLFGRTAGDINHLKPSVIFNKQLSITGTMMGTHEEFKAMLSYYSEHNLKPVVDKAFQLNEINDAAAYMKSGEHFGKIIFSIISFQNKA, via the coding sequence ATGAAAGCTGTATTATTCAAATCAAAAGATATTCCTCTTGCAGTTTCTGAGGTGGCAAAGCCAACTCCCGGAAAAAACGAAGTGCTGATTCAATTACATTATGCTGCTTTGAATCATCGTGACATATGGATATGGAAAGAAAAAGTGCTTGACCAGGAGCTGATCCCCGGTTCTGACGGTAGTGGAGTTGTCGTTGCAGTTGGTGAAGAAGTCGATACTACGCTCATTGGAAAAGAGGTAGTGATCAATCCCAGTATGTATTGGGGTGACGACAGCCGTTTCGCCGGTGAATCTTACGAGATATTGGGGAATCCCTCCAACGGAACATTTGCAGAGTATATAAAAATTGATGAATCGTTTGTGCATGAAAAGCCTGCTCATTTATCGTTAAAAGAAGCTGCTGCACTTCCCCTGGCTGCACTTACTGCTTACCGTGCATTGTTTACAAAAGCAAAAATTACGGCTAATGATACTGTTTTAGTTACCGGTATTGGCGGAGGAGCTGCTTTGTTTTTATTACAAATGGCCATTGCAGCTGGCGCTTCGGTGTATGTAACGTCTTCATCCGAAAAAAAGATAAACCAGGCAATTCAATTAGGCGCAACCGGCGGCTTTAACTATAAAGATCCGGAGTGGACGCTCAAAGTAAAAAACACGATCGGTTCCTTTGATGTTATAGTTGACAGTGCGGGCGGCGACGGCTTTGCATTACTTACGGAGATTGCAGGCCAAGCTGCAAGAATTGTTCTGTTTGGGAGAACAGCAGGCGACATTAATCATCTTAAGCCATCCGTAATTTTTAATAAGCAGTTGTCGATAACGGGAACCATGATGGGCACCCATGAAGAATTTAAAGCAATGCTTAGCTATTATTCTGAACATAATTTAAAACCGGTGGTCGATAAAGCGTTCCAGCTTAATGAAATAAATGATGCTGCGGCTTACATGAAATCCGGAGAACATTTTGGCAAGATCATCTTTTCAATAATCTCATTTCAAAATAAAGCGTAA
- a CDS encoding copper chaperone, whose product MELITFKTNISNERALQRVAPLLNNAVGSSNWQLDVSGAENKLMVYSPGSINEMQVIDAVHKAGFYAVNIEDFYAIF is encoded by the coding sequence ATGGAACTGATAACATTCAAAACAAACATCAGTAACGAAAGAGCTTTACAACGTGTGGCTCCTTTGCTAAACAACGCAGTTGGCTCCTCTAACTGGCAATTGGATGTGTCGGGGGCTGAAAACAAACTGATGGTCTATTCGCCCGGCAGTATTAATGAAATGCAAGTGATTGATGCGGTTCATAAAGCAGGTTTTTATGCCGTTAACATCGAAGATTTCTATGCCATTTTTTAA
- a CDS encoding efflux RND transporter periplasmic adaptor subunit — protein MALVIAIAAIACSSKASGDKQAKNAAATMTALPVDVKIVAASNIEQSEVVAGSIVANRVVDITGELPKKISIVFFRDGSFVEAGQALYKLQDSDIKARIRQLDAEMNLAIVNEKRLSELLRTESVRREEYDIALARLQSLQAQKELLEVELSKTVIKAPFSGLIGISKVFTGSFVTPGVPLVSLVEQQVMKIQFSVSEKYISVVRPGSKIYFTTELNSQVATAVVVSTDASLDVQSRNIIVQAQFSNAGNKYKPGMSARVSFNTSTKNEKSIMLPTEALILGGDGYSVFVVRNGVAKLTPVVIGNRNESEAVIKSGLQSGDSVMISNTLRAADGAPVSVVSYK, from the coding sequence ATGGCGTTGGTTATTGCAATTGCAGCAATAGCCTGTTCATCAAAAGCATCAGGCGATAAGCAAGCGAAAAATGCTGCCGCAACTATGACAGCTTTACCAGTAGATGTAAAGATTGTAGCAGCTTCAAATATTGAACAAAGCGAAGTAGTTGCGGGTTCAATTGTTGCAAATCGTGTGGTGGATATTACCGGTGAGTTGCCAAAAAAAATCAGCATCGTATTTTTTAGAGATGGAAGCTTTGTAGAGGCAGGGCAGGCTTTATACAAATTACAGGATAGTGATATTAAAGCACGCATACGGCAGCTCGATGCAGAGATGAACCTTGCCATAGTTAATGAAAAGCGATTGAGCGAACTGTTAAGAACGGAAAGTGTACGCAGGGAAGAGTATGATATTGCATTGGCACGTTTGCAATCGTTGCAGGCGCAAAAAGAATTACTTGAAGTTGAGTTGTCTAAAACAGTGATCAAAGCCCCGTTTTCAGGGCTTATCGGTATCAGTAAAGTATTTACCGGATCATTTGTAACACCGGGTGTACCATTAGTAAGTCTGGTGGAGCAACAGGTAATGAAAATCCAATTCAGTGTTTCTGAAAAATATATTTCTGTTGTTAGGCCGGGTAGTAAAATCTATTTCACTACAGAATTAAATAGTCAAGTGGCCACCGCTGTTGTTGTTTCAACAGATGCATCACTTGATGTTCAATCAAGGAATATCATTGTACAGGCACAATTCTCAAATGCCGGTAACAAATATAAGCCGGGTATGTCTGCACGGGTATCCTTCAATACATCAACTAAAAACGAAAAAAGTATTATGCTTCCAACTGAAGCATTGATTCTAGGTGGTGATGGTTACAGTGTATTTGTTGTTAGGAATGGAGTTGCAAAACTTACTCCCGTAGTAATTGGTAACAGAAACGAGAGTGAAGCAGTTATTAAGTCCGGTCTTCAATCGGGCGATAGTGTCATGATCTCAAATACACTTCGTGCTGCTGATGGAGCTCCTGTTTCAGTTGTATCATACAAATAA